TCTCCGGATTAGAAGGCGCGCGTAGGTCGGTTTGTAGGTGCGACCGATTTTGATAACGCCGCGTCGGTTCAAATCCCCGGGATTTGGAACGTCGTCAGCCGTGTACGTCTTCGTTTTCAGCCCGGAGTTGTTGTCTCGGTCCGTGATCCCGAGAATCTCGAATTGGTCAGGGTTGTATTTGTCAAGAAAGGTGACCGGCACTCCCATCGCGCCGTCGAAGTCGATGGGAATATCTGCGGTCTTGCTCACCTCAATTGCATCGTAGTTGTCGTAACTCGGGTATTTGTCGGGGCTGTATTCGTTGAAAAGAACCATCTCCTCATGGCGCTCGTCGTAGTCCAGGTTCGTCAACCACCGCACGCCCTTTACCCTAATGAACTTCCTGCCCGCCGAGTCCACCCTAAATCCGGCGGCGTTAAGCGGGTAATGATCAGGTACGCCAAACTCGCGATCTCCACTGTGAATGCTTGCTCCGAGCCAGAGTCTGTTTTTCAGAATCAATTTAAATACGTCTTTGTACGTAATCGCGTTCTGGTTCCCAATGATCAGGAACTTCTTCTTGAATTCTACCAACTGCCCAACGTACTCCCGAAACAACGAAAACGGCGGATTGGTGACTACAATATCCGCTTGCTTGAGCAGATTGATGCACTCCTCGCTGCGAAAATCGCCGTCGCCTTTTAACTTGCGAATGCCGATTTCGTCCGGGTCGGGGACGCGGTTATCGTTCTTGTCGCCGTTGTATTCGAGGTAGATTCCTCTTTCGTCCGTGTGCTTGCTGAACAGATCGGCGTCGCAATTCTTGTAGCAGGTGGTGATTAGCTTCTTCAGCTTCAGCTTCTCGAAGTTGTGAGAGAAATAGTGAAAGAAATTGCTGACCTTGGGATCGTCGCAGTTGCACAGGACGGTCTTGCCCGTGAAATGCTTCGTGTAATGCCGCAACTCCTTTTCGATGTCAGAAAGTTGTGTGTAGAACTCGTCCTGCTTCGTCGCCTTCGCGGCGTGCAGGCTTCGATTCAGTGACTTGTTTTGCATGTTATTCCGTGGTTGTCGCCGTAGGAGAGATGGTTTTCCATTCTCTCGCGTGTTTTCATGCTGTTAATGTAGTGCATCGGGCAAGGTTTATCAAGTAGATAATCCCCTTATGTGATAACACGGTTCCAGACTCCGGACCAAGTCCCCCGCCGGACGGTCACTCGGCCCCGGGCGTATCGGGCGCAGGCTCGGCGCGGCGCAGCTCCACCCCCTCGATGACCGCCTCGACGACCTCCTGGATGGTCATCCCGGTG
This region of bacterium genomic DNA includes:
- a CDS encoding adenine-specific methyltransferase EcoRI family protein; translated protein: MQNKSLNRSLHAAKATKQDEFYTQLSDIEKELRHYTKHFTGKTVLCNCDDPKVSNFFHYFSHNFEKLKLKKLITTCYKNCDADLFSKHTDERGIYLEYNGDKNDNRVPDPDEIGIRKLKGDGDFRSEECINLLKQADIVVTNPPFSLFREYVGQLVEFKKKFLIIGNQNAITYKDVFKLILKNRLWLGASIHSGDREFGVPDHYPLNAAGFRVDSAGRKFIRVKGVRWLTNLDYDERHEEMVLFNEYSPDKYPSYDNYDAIEVSKTADIPIDFDGAMGVPVTFLDKYNPDQFEILGITDRDNNSGLKTKTYTADDVPNPGDLNRRGVIKIGRTYKPTYARLLIRRKS